In Dyella terrae, one DNA window encodes the following:
- a CDS encoding phosphoribosylanthranilate isomerase — protein sequence MTRIKCCGMTRVEDAVLASQWGADAIGVIFTARSKRRVDIAQARAICAALPPFVSTVALFMDDDAQLVRDVQREVQPDLLQFHGQESEDWCRQFGHRYLKAIAMGEGAKALEQLHAYPSAAGLLLDGHGLGEAGGSGKSFDWSLMPQHLTQPLILAGGLTAENVGHAVRTARPWAVDVSSGIESFPGIKDRAKMHAFIEAVRGAL from the coding sequence ATGACGCGCATCAAATGCTGTGGCATGACGCGCGTCGAAGACGCGGTGCTGGCCTCGCAATGGGGCGCCGATGCGATCGGCGTGATCTTCACGGCGCGCAGCAAGCGACGGGTCGATATCGCCCAGGCGCGTGCCATCTGCGCGGCGCTTCCTCCCTTTGTCAGCACGGTTGCACTCTTCATGGACGACGATGCTCAGCTGGTCCGCGATGTGCAACGGGAAGTTCAGCCCGACCTGCTCCAGTTCCACGGTCAGGAATCCGAAGACTGGTGCAGGCAGTTCGGACATCGGTACCTGAAGGCGATCGCGATGGGCGAGGGCGCCAAGGCGCTCGAGCAGCTGCATGCTTATCCGAGCGCCGCGGGGCTGCTGCTTGATGGACATGGGCTGGGCGAGGCCGGTGGCAGTGGCAAGTCGTTCGACTGGTCGCTGATGCCGCAGCATTTGACGCAACCTTTGATCCTTGCCGGTGGCCTGACGGCGGAGAACGTCGGCCACGCCGTCCGCACCGCGCGACCTTGGGCCGTGGATGTGTCGAGTGGAATCGAGTCCTTCCCCGGCATCAAGGACCGGGCAAAAATGCACGCCTTTATCGAGGCGGTTCGCGGAGCGCTCTGA
- a CDS encoding LysR family transcriptional regulator — MTRELPPLNALRAFEVAARLESLSRAADVLHVTHGAVSRQIRSLEVALGKPLFARQGRGLVLTPAGRELLQLSNETFERLRDGWQTLQRGGSDAPFVLGCPGSLLARWVIPRMDALQDGLPGLKLHMAAQDSPFLAALPGLDAALMLASPPWPSEWRAYPLAKERIGPVVSPRFADLKTLVDGGVNALRHMPVLHTSSRPQAWPDWAQSAGIEPGAIPMGRAFDHLYYLLEAAVAGLGVAIAPAQLVAEDLSSGRLIAPWGFRETGGWWVLAAPARVRDERVTQLAAWLERALTAEDTDVRALREPPR; from the coding sequence ATGACCCGTGAACTGCCGCCACTGAATGCCCTGCGCGCCTTCGAGGTCGCCGCCCGCCTGGAAAGCCTCAGCCGGGCCGCCGACGTCCTGCACGTTACCCATGGCGCGGTAAGTCGCCAGATTCGGTCGCTCGAAGTCGCCCTGGGCAAGCCGCTGTTTGCGAGGCAGGGGCGCGGCCTGGTGCTGACGCCCGCCGGACGCGAACTACTTCAGCTTTCAAACGAAACCTTTGAACGACTGCGCGATGGCTGGCAGACCCTGCAACGCGGTGGCAGCGACGCGCCGTTCGTGCTCGGCTGCCCGGGCAGCCTGCTTGCGCGCTGGGTGATTCCCCGGATGGATGCCCTGCAGGACGGCCTTCCCGGCCTGAAGCTGCATATGGCGGCACAGGACAGCCCCTTCCTGGCCGCCCTTCCCGGCCTCGACGCGGCGCTCATGCTGGCGTCGCCGCCATGGCCATCCGAATGGCGGGCCTATCCGCTGGCAAAAGAACGTATCGGGCCGGTCGTCAGCCCCCGCTTCGCGGACTTGAAAACCCTGGTGGATGGCGGCGTAAACGCCCTGCGCCACATGCCCGTCCTGCACACCTCGTCGCGCCCGCAGGCCTGGCCGGACTGGGCGCAGTCGGCAGGCATCGAACCCGGGGCCATTCCGATGGGCCGGGCGTTCGACCACCTGTATTACCTGCTCGAAGCGGCGGTCGCCGGCCTGGGTGTCGCGATCGCACCTGCGCAGCTGGTCGCCGAGGATCTGTCATCAGGCCGGCTTATCGCCCCCTGGGGATTTCGCGAAACCGGCGGCTGGTGGGTACTGGCCGCACCGGCACGCGTTCGCGATGAGCGGGTAACCCAACTCGCTGCATGGCTCGAGCGCGCCCTCACCGCCGAGGACACCGACGTCAGAGCGCTCCGCGAACCGCCTCGATAA
- the truA gene encoding tRNA pseudouridine(38-40) synthase TruA has protein sequence MRIALGIEYDGTDFLGWQRLTHGDTVQGTLEKALSFVANYPVDVTCAGRTDAGVHGRCQVVHFDTEVQRDMRGWVLGTCSNLPTSVAVLWAQPVPDGFHARFSARSRRYRYRILNRPVRAALDARYVTWERHPLDAARMHDAAQVLIGEHDFTAFRAISCQARHARREVLAVSVRREEEQVIVEIEANAFLHHMVRNIVGSLLMVGRGEQSVAWIAALLAGRNREVAGPTAPASGLTFLGPRYEAHWGLIPEVSQ, from the coding sequence ATGCGCATTGCCCTCGGCATCGAATACGACGGCACCGATTTCCTGGGTTGGCAGCGCCTGACCCACGGTGACACCGTGCAGGGCACGCTGGAAAAGGCCCTGAGTTTCGTCGCCAACTATCCCGTCGACGTCACTTGCGCCGGTCGCACAGACGCAGGTGTGCATGGCCGGTGCCAGGTCGTGCATTTCGATACGGAAGTGCAGCGCGACATGCGCGGCTGGGTGCTGGGTACCTGCTCGAATTTGCCGACCTCGGTGGCGGTCCTGTGGGCACAGCCCGTGCCTGATGGGTTCCATGCGCGGTTTTCGGCTCGAAGTCGCCGCTATCGCTATCGCATCCTCAATCGTCCCGTGCGCGCAGCGCTCGATGCGCGTTACGTAACCTGGGAGCGGCATCCGTTGGATGCTGCGCGCATGCATGACGCTGCCCAGGTGCTGATCGGCGAGCATGATTTCACCGCTTTTCGTGCCATTTCCTGCCAGGCCAGGCATGCGCGTCGCGAAGTGTTGGCCGTCAGTGTTCGTCGCGAAGAGGAGCAGGTGATCGTCGAGATCGAAGCGAATGCTTTCCTGCATCACATGGTCCGCAATATTGTGGGTTCACTGCTGATGGTGGGTCGTGGAGAGCAATCCGTTGCCTGGATCGCGGCGTTGTTGGCCGGGCGCAATCGCGAGGTGGCTGGCCCGACGGCGCCGGCTTCGGGCCTCACCTTCCTCGGTCCACGCTATGAGGCTCACTGGGGACTCATCCCGGAGGTGAGCCAATGA
- a CDS encoding FimV/HubP family polar landmark protein, which yields MNRTLKLSVLLALALGSAQAAALDLGQIQIKSALGQPLVAEIPVRPESPAELQNLSARLASSDEFARAGLGGAPTIPLQFTVVDAAGGGKAIRITSSVPVNDPYLDLLVEVDNATGKSVREFTILLDPPNSPAAAPATKAPVASSGKPKRAAAPAPAASSTPATTTEAPAAPKPAAKPTRQVAAAGGEFGPVERGQTLSGIAKEVAPQGVDINQMLLALKQANPDAFYRDNINALKSGAVLRVPSREDAQAMAVAAAVEEVRHQNSDWRSGAARTPTAVADAGTRAAASTAPSSTKHESADRLALVPAKEGGQGGEGKGGKSDKAAVAGMHQDLLRSQEALASLEQQGNELKSRLKDLEDINAKNARLLSLKDNEIAELQRKLAEARKSAGAPAEPAAKPSDATKATPAVAAAPKPAEASKAADTAQTPAVAKSTDVGPTLAVTPAGASSVPAHASTAAAAQPVASKPAAPAKPAPKKAASAPAPAAEEPWYTQTWALAAGGGAVVLLLLGLLSRRRKSGAAATGASASASSLADRFGASPAVGHVDPDQDELLDQLAEHPDDIGLHLELVSLYYSRRDVDHFEAAAEAMHAHIASPDQPEWQDVVHMGEDLVPGHPLFAGGAPVPPPIPPQNDDEHAALDDFDLGRYVENQESDLPPIPAAPVPNKKVSEYHFDFDLTPRPLTSSSYTAEPTAETAGEKAPESVSSWQFAELDEEDAPADEPSFHSDAGTHLHDDGQFSDDPVDTKLDLARAYLDMGDPDGARAMLEEVMHEGTQMQKEVARKLLENIH from the coding sequence ATGAATCGTACGTTGAAACTGTCGGTGCTGCTGGCACTTGCGCTGGGCAGCGCCCAGGCGGCCGCGCTCGACCTGGGCCAGATCCAGATCAAATCGGCCCTGGGTCAGCCTCTGGTAGCGGAGATCCCCGTTCGCCCGGAAAGTCCTGCCGAACTACAGAACCTCTCCGCACGACTGGCCTCGAGCGACGAATTCGCTCGCGCCGGCCTGGGCGGTGCGCCGACTATCCCGCTGCAGTTCACCGTGGTGGACGCTGCCGGTGGCGGCAAGGCCATTCGCATCACCAGCAGCGTGCCGGTGAACGATCCTTACCTGGATCTGCTGGTCGAAGTCGACAACGCCACGGGCAAGAGTGTTCGCGAATTCACGATCCTGCTCGATCCGCCGAACAGTCCCGCTGCCGCTCCGGCGACCAAAGCGCCGGTGGCTTCGTCGGGCAAGCCCAAGCGGGCTGCCGCGCCGGCGCCCGCCGCCAGCAGCACGCCAGCAACCACGACGGAAGCACCTGCCGCGCCTAAGCCCGCCGCCAAGCCAACTCGCCAGGTGGCTGCAGCAGGTGGCGAGTTCGGTCCGGTCGAACGTGGCCAGACGCTGTCGGGCATCGCCAAGGAAGTCGCGCCGCAGGGTGTCGACATCAACCAGATGCTGCTGGCCCTCAAGCAGGCCAATCCCGATGCTTTCTATCGCGACAACATCAACGCGCTGAAGTCCGGCGCGGTGCTTCGCGTTCCGTCACGCGAAGACGCCCAGGCCATGGCCGTGGCGGCCGCGGTCGAGGAAGTGCGCCACCAGAACAGCGACTGGCGCTCCGGCGCCGCCCGTACGCCGACCGCCGTGGCCGATGCAGGCACGCGAGCGGCGGCATCCACCGCGCCCAGCTCGACCAAGCATGAAAGCGCCGATCGCCTGGCCCTGGTGCCGGCGAAGGAAGGCGGTCAGGGTGGCGAAGGCAAGGGTGGCAAGTCCGACAAGGCTGCCGTGGCCGGCATGCATCAGGACCTGCTCCGCAGCCAGGAGGCACTGGCCTCTCTGGAACAGCAGGGCAATGAACTGAAGTCGCGCCTGAAGGACCTCGAAGACATCAACGCGAAGAATGCGCGTCTGCTGTCGCTCAAGGACAACGAAATCGCCGAACTGCAGCGCAAGCTGGCCGAGGCGCGCAAGTCCGCGGGTGCCCCGGCGGAGCCGGCGGCCAAGCCGTCCGATGCCACCAAGGCTACCCCTGCGGTCGCCGCAGCCCCCAAGCCTGCCGAAGCCAGCAAGGCGGCCGACACGGCTCAGACGCCGGCCGTCGCCAAGTCGACTGACGTCGGCCCGACGTTGGCTGTCACGCCGGCCGGCGCAAGCAGTGTGCCGGCCCACGCGAGTACCGCCGCTGCGGCCCAGCCTGTTGCCAGCAAGCCGGCCGCTCCGGCCAAGCCTGCGCCGAAGAAGGCCGCTTCCGCACCGGCTCCGGCAGCGGAAGAGCCCTGGTACACGCAGACCTGGGCGCTGGCCGCAGGCGGTGGTGCCGTCGTGCTGCTTTTGCTTGGCCTGCTCAGCCGTCGTCGCAAATCCGGCGCAGCCGCGACCGGCGCTTCGGCTTCCGCGTCGTCGCTGGCCGACCGCTTTGGCGCCTCGCCGGCCGTGGGTCATGTCGATCCCGACCAGGACGAGTTGCTTGACCAGCTGGCCGAGCATCCGGATGACATCGGCCTGCACCTGGAACTGGTGAGCCTGTACTACAGCCGTCGCGACGTCGATCATTTCGAAGCTGCCGCGGAAGCCATGCACGCCCATATCGCCAGCCCGGATCAGCCGGAGTGGCAGGATGTGGTGCACATGGGTGAAGACCTGGTGCCGGGCCATCCGTTGTTTGCCGGCGGTGCGCCCGTGCCGCCGCCGATCCCGCCGCAGAATGATGACGAGCACGCCGCGCTCGACGATTTCGATCTTGGCCGGTACGTGGAGAACCAGGAATCGGATTTGCCGCCGATCCCGGCTGCCCCGGTTCCGAACAAGAAAGTCAGCGAATACCACTTCGATTTCGACCTGACGCCGCGTCCGCTGACCTCCTCGTCGTACACCGCCGAGCCGACGGCGGAAACCGCTGGCGAAAAGGCGCCGGAATCGGTGTCCAGCTGGCAGTTCGCCGAACTGGATGAGGAAGATGCGCCGGCTGACGAGCCGTCCTTCCATTCGGACGCTGGCACGCACCTGCACGACGATGGCCAGTTCAGTGACGATCCGGTCGACACCAAGCTGGACCTGGCGCGCGCCTACCTCGACATGGGCGATCCGGATGGCGCACGCGCCATGCTGGAAGAGGTCATGCACGAAGGCACGCAGATGCAGAAGGAAGTGGCGCGCAAGCTGCTCGAGAACATTCACTGA